A window of Candidatus Saccharibacteria bacterium contains these coding sequences:
- the gatC gene encoding Asp-tRNA(Asn)/Glu-tRNA(Gln) amidotransferase subunit GatC: MADITIEDVKKVARLSGLTLTDTECETYREQFAEILGYFDRLKAVDTTGLEPTYQVTGLANVTREDKLIDYGVDQAGLLANVPAAQDKQIKVPRVIE; this comes from the coding sequence GAAGATGTAAAGAAAGTTGCCCGTCTGTCCGGCCTGACACTGACCGATACCGAATGCGAGACGTATCGTGAGCAGTTCGCGGAGATTCTGGGCTATTTCGACCGCCTTAAGGCCGTCGATACTACCGGCCTCGAGCCGACCTACCAGGTGACCGGCCTGGCCAACGTAACGCGGGAGGACAAGCTGATTGACTATGGTGTCGATCAGGCCGGCCTGCTGGCGAACGTGCCGGCGGCGCAGGATAAGCAGATCAAAGTGCCGAGGGTCATTGAATAA
- the gatA gene encoding Asp-tRNA(Asn)/Glu-tRNA(Gln) amidotransferase subunit GatA yields the protein MASFITPIAEDVTRGNKSAAAYVDEALARAEASAEYNALISLTAERARQRAKEIDARIAAGETVGPLAGVPFIAKDNFLSFGGKTTAASAMLKDFEAPYQATAIERLEAAGAICIGKANLDAFAHGGSTENSHFGPTLNPVDKQRVPGGSSGGSAAAVALDIVPFALGTDTGGSIRLPASYCGVVGLKPTYGRVSRYGVVAMASSTDTVGPLTRTVEDAALVLDIIAGQDARDATTLPSAGSTEKYADACLQTDTPKRIGVIKECMGDQLEPGLRRQIEAQLEAFRAAGHTVEEVSLPSVELALAVYYIVVPAEISSNLARYDGIRFGYRSPDATNLQQTYEQTRSSGFNDENVRRIMIGNYVLSSGYYDAYYRRAQTVRTKIIKELEAAYEQYDVLVSPVATGPAYKFGEKADPLAVYLVDVMTVAPSLAGLPAISVPCGTDEGLPVGLQIIGAYGDEPSVLRLAASMEAA from the coding sequence ATGGCTTCCTTCATCACGCCCATTGCCGAGGACGTTACTCGTGGTAATAAAAGCGCGGCTGCCTATGTCGATGAGGCGCTGGCACGTGCCGAGGCGAGCGCTGAGTACAATGCGCTTATCAGCCTGACGGCAGAGCGGGCGCGGCAGCGTGCCAAAGAGATCGATGCGCGGATCGCTGCTGGAGAAACGGTGGGGCCGCTGGCCGGCGTGCCGTTCATCGCCAAGGATAATTTCCTGTCGTTCGGTGGTAAGACGACAGCAGCCAGCGCCATGCTCAAGGATTTTGAAGCGCCGTATCAGGCGACGGCTATCGAGCGGCTGGAGGCAGCTGGGGCTATCTGTATCGGCAAGGCCAACCTTGATGCCTTCGCGCATGGTGGGTCGACTGAGAACTCGCACTTTGGTCCTACCTTGAACCCGGTCGACAAGCAGCGGGTGCCGGGCGGAAGCTCCGGCGGCTCGGCGGCGGCCGTGGCTTTGGATATCGTGCCATTCGCCTTGGGCACTGACACCGGCGGCTCCATCCGCCTGCCCGCCAGCTACTGTGGCGTGGTCGGACTGAAGCCGACGTACGGCCGGGTCAGCCGCTATGGCGTGGTGGCGATGGCCAGTAGCACCGACACCGTCGGGCCGCTGACCAGGACGGTCGAGGATGCCGCGCTGGTGCTGGATATCATTGCCGGGCAGGACGCGCGCGATGCGACTACCCTGCCATCGGCCGGTAGTACTGAGAAGTATGCCGACGCTTGTCTGCAGACCGACACGCCTAAGCGCATCGGCGTCATCAAAGAGTGTATGGGCGATCAGCTCGAGCCGGGCTTGCGCCGTCAGATCGAGGCGCAGCTGGAGGCATTCCGGGCGGCGGGGCATACGGTAGAAGAGGTCAGCCTGCCATCGGTCGAGCTGGCGCTGGCAGTGTATTACATCGTAGTGCCTGCAGAGATCAGTTCCAATCTGGCGCGCTATGATGGTATCCGCTTCGGCTACCGTTCCCCGGATGCGACCAACCTGCAGCAGACCTATGAGCAGACGCGCTCCAGCGGTTTCAATGACGAGAATGTGCGCCGCATCATGATCGGCAACTATGTGTTGTCCAGCGGGTATTATGATGCTTACTACCGCCGGGCACAGACGGTCCGGACCAAGATCATCAAAGAGTTGGAAGCGGCGTACGAGCAGTATGACGTCCTGGTCAGTCCGGTAGCGACCGGCCCGGCCTACAAGTTCGGTGAAAAAGCCGATCCGCTGGCGGTCTATCTGGTGGATGTCATGACGGTGGCGCCAAGCCTGGCTGGATTACCGGCCATCAGCGTGCCGTGCGGTACCGATGAGGGACTGCCTGTCGGCCTGCAGATCATCGGCGCCTACGGCGATGAGCCGTCGGTATTGCGGCTGGCTGCCAGTATGGAGGCGGCATGA
- the gatB gene encoding Asp-tRNA(Asn)/Glu-tRNA(Gln) amidotransferase subunit GatB, with the protein MNEYEPTIGIECHVQLATATKLFSGSDNDARDAAPNTTVSPIDFGLPGVLPVLNGQAVQLAIRAGIALDATVNRFSAFERKHYFYPDLPLGYQITQLESPIIGAGSVEVPMASGQPLTVRIHHAHLESDAGKLVHPTGADYSLVDLNRAGTPLIEIVSEPDMHSSEEAKAYAQELYLRMVYAGVTHGDLFHGNMRFDVNISIARKGSKELGTRAEIKNLNSFRAVEKVVEYEFKRQVAVLEKGEAVVQETRGWDDAKQRTFTQRSKENAHDYRYFPDADLPPIRLEDTEIEAVRKEIVDTLPPTVRSRLQARSVPAKSTSALFLYPLLLDRVLKVEASAGDAELKQIVDLLINVLPPELEKEAEAPTAAAPYLPKPEALIGLARLVSDSAINGSNAKELLRQTWKTLEDPKAEAERLGFLQDNDESAIAALVDEVLADPIAEQSIADFKAGNQKAMGFFVGQIMKRSGGKANPVVAQKLIRERLG; encoded by the coding sequence ATGAATGAATATGAACCGACTATCGGCATCGAATGTCACGTCCAGCTGGCGACGGCTACCAAGCTGTTCAGCGGCTCCGATAATGATGCCCGCGACGCCGCACCCAACACAACGGTCAGCCCGATAGACTTTGGGCTGCCGGGCGTATTGCCGGTACTGAACGGCCAAGCGGTGCAGCTGGCTATCCGGGCGGGCATCGCCCTGGATGCGACGGTCAACCGCTTCAGTGCCTTTGAGCGCAAACACTACTTTTATCCCGACTTGCCGCTGGGGTACCAGATCACGCAGCTGGAATCGCCTATCATCGGTGCCGGCAGTGTGGAGGTCCCGATGGCGAGCGGCCAGCCGCTGACGGTGCGGATCCACCATGCCCATCTGGAATCCGATGCCGGCAAGTTGGTGCATCCGACCGGCGCCGATTATAGCCTGGTCGATCTGAACCGGGCTGGTACGCCGCTGATTGAGATCGTTTCCGAGCCCGACATGCACTCCAGCGAGGAGGCTAAGGCCTACGCCCAGGAGCTCTACCTGCGCATGGTCTATGCGGGCGTGACCCACGGCGATCTGTTCCACGGCAATATGCGCTTTGACGTCAATATCTCCATTGCGAGGAAGGGTAGCAAGGAGCTGGGCACCCGCGCTGAAATTAAGAATCTCAACTCGTTCAGGGCCGTCGAGAAAGTGGTTGAGTACGAGTTCAAGCGCCAGGTAGCCGTACTGGAGAAGGGCGAAGCGGTGGTGCAGGAGACCCGCGGCTGGGATGACGCCAAGCAGCGCACCTTCACACAGCGCAGCAAGGAGAATGCCCACGATTACCGCTACTTCCCGGATGCCGACCTGCCGCCTATCCGCCTGGAGGACACTGAGATTGAAGCCGTCAGGAAAGAGATTGTCGACACCTTGCCGCCAACCGTCCGCAGCCGCCTGCAGGCCCGCAGCGTGCCCGCCAAGAGCACGTCGGCCCTGTTCCTGTACCCGTTACTACTGGACCGCGTCCTGAAGGTCGAAGCCAGTGCCGGTGACGCCGAGCTGAAGCAGATCGTCGACCTGCTCATCAACGTGCTGCCGCCCGAGCTTGAGAAGGAGGCCGAGGCGCCGACGGCGGCCGCGCCGTACCTGCCCAAGCCTGAAGCCCTGATCGGACTGGCCAGATTGGTCAGCGACTCCGCCATCAATGGAAGCAACGCCAAAGAGCTGCTGCGCCAGACCTGGAAGACGCTGGAAGACCCGAAGGCCGAGGCCGAGCGGCTCGGATTCTTGCAGGACAATGACGAGTCGGCTATTGCCGCCCTGGTGGATGAGGTGCTGGCTGATCCGATCGCCGAGCAGTCAATCGCTGATTTCAAAGCAGGCAACCAGAAAGCCATGGGCTTCTTCGTCGGGCAGATCATGAAGCGCTCCGGCGGCAAGGCTAATCCGGTGGTGGCGCAGAAACTGATCCGCGAACGCCTCGGCTAG
- a CDS encoding YtxH domain-containing protein, producing MSKSGKFVLGALIGAAAGAIAGILAAPKSGEQTREDIRRKADEMKAKANLKAEEARVKAEEAREAAKHKAADLKQQAADKVEDLKARTQNAAKGVQDAYEDDKPAKHTPTIKPSIAKPGEKPPVPRRPTER from the coding sequence ATGAGCAAGAGTGGAAAATTCGTACTTGGCGCCTTGATCGGCGCTGCCGCCGGTGCTATCGCCGGCATCCTGGCCGCCCCCAAGAGCGGCGAGCAGACCCGTGAGGACATCCGCCGCAAGGCCGATGAAATGAAGGCAAAGGCAAATCTCAAGGCCGAAGAAGCCCGCGTCAAGGCCGAAGAGGCCCGCGAGGCTGCCAAGCACAAGGCGGCCGACCTGAAGCAGCAGGCCGCTGATAAGGTTGAAGACCTCAAGGCCCGCACCCAGAACGCCGCCAAGGGCGTCCAGGACGCCTACGAGGACGACAAGCCTGCCAAGCACACGCCGACTATCAAGCCGAGCATTGCCAAGCCGGGCGAGAAGCCGCCGGTGCCACGCCGTCCTACCGAGCGCTAA
- the dnaE gene encoding DNA polymerase III subunit alpha yields the protein MSAASLKPSDYVHLHNHTHHSLLDGLTKVNELVDHVKELGMEAVAVTDHGTMSGAIEFYKLAKDAGIKPIIGMETYVAARTYQDRDAQLDKARYHLILLAMNHKGYQNLMRLSTIANLEGYYYKPRIDHNLLEQYNEGLIALSACMGGEVSENLDQDNYEKARDIAKWYQSIFGDRYYLELQDHGHPDAPSPWDRQIKVNKGLFKISEELGIKTVVTCDAHYLKHEDQDPHEILLCVQTGSFMSDTKRMSLKEFELHVTDPQELIGRWGKDHPECISNTKEIADRCNIEIELGKILIPTFPTPEGHNEKTYLDLLVYRGLAWRYAGVPKAEADEMTVEAAQKVIPEDVAERTAYELSVIEKMGFNGYFLIIWDFICWGKNQGIIFGPGRGSAAGSIIAYALNITELDPLKYDLLFERFLNPDRISMPDVDIDIQDTRRDEVIAYCTEKYGKDRVANIVTFGRMAAKAAIRDVARVLQVPYSDADRLSKLVPAPVQGRMAPLKKSIVDDPDLKKEYESNPTAKQVIDLAIRLENTIRSHGIHAAGVVIAPDEIVKFAPLEMAQKGVVSTQYPMGPVEELGLLKMDFLGLSNLSIINNAQRIIKKVYKTDIDLQTIPLDDEKTYKLFQAGDTTGVFQLESAGMKRYLRELKPTKFDDIIAMVALYRPGPMQFIDSFIRRKHGEEEITYLHPKMEGALGSTYGILVYQEQFMQISKDVSGFTGGQADTLRKAVGKKKIDLMRKVKPEFIEGGVKNSGADPKLMEKFWDQLEEFANYCFNKSHAACYGLVAYWTAYLKAHFPDAFMAALMTSDADDIERLAIEIGECLKMGIKVFPPDVNESFVDFSVVKDQNQIRFGMAAVKGVGTGAVETILAAREEGGNFKSVEDFAKRVATTKVNRKAWEALVKAGGFDKLGDRSDLLFNLDTLLAYASKLQKEAKSGQTDLFGDLREELAPAPQVKLEPAPTRHSEKERLMWERELLGLYLSSHPLDPYDDYFSEQTVGLHQIKPEINNRNVTVGGVITTTRTIITKSNTKMAFVGLEDKTGEGEIIVFPNLFEKVGEILVQDAVVKVQGKVNATDRDGNPVNEAKIIADDIILITDEELNNYRATGKKMKTPKAASKVAAIGAKKSATAAGPTGPKVIYKPIEDDDYRPPVQVKPPKLYVHVKNPQDHKALVQLKQTFNEFPGSHEVILVLGADKSSAVRMPFKVVADDEVLKGKVAALLGAECVAVK from the coding sequence GTGTCAGCAGCCAGTTTAAAGCCGAGCGATTACGTGCACCTGCACAACCACACGCACCACTCTCTGCTCGACGGACTGACCAAGGTTAATGAGTTGGTCGACCATGTCAAGGAGCTGGGCATGGAGGCGGTGGCCGTCACCGACCATGGCACGATGAGCGGCGCCATTGAATTCTACAAGCTGGCCAAAGATGCCGGCATCAAGCCCATCATCGGTATGGAGACGTATGTAGCGGCGCGCACCTACCAGGACCGCGACGCGCAGCTGGACAAGGCGCGGTATCACCTGATACTGCTGGCCATGAACCACAAGGGCTACCAAAACCTGATGCGCCTCTCGACCATCGCCAACCTCGAGGGGTATTATTACAAGCCGCGCATCGACCACAACCTGCTTGAACAATACAACGAAGGCCTTATCGCGCTTTCGGCCTGCATGGGTGGTGAGGTCAGCGAAAACCTCGACCAGGATAATTACGAAAAAGCCCGGGACATTGCCAAGTGGTATCAAAGTATCTTTGGTGACCGCTATTACCTTGAGCTTCAGGACCACGGTCACCCGGACGCTCCGAGCCCCTGGGACCGGCAGATCAAGGTCAACAAGGGCCTGTTTAAGATTTCTGAGGAGCTGGGCATTAAGACGGTCGTTACCTGTGACGCCCACTACCTTAAGCACGAAGACCAGGACCCCCACGAGATTCTGCTGTGCGTCCAAACCGGCTCGTTCATGAGCGACACCAAGCGCATGAGCCTGAAGGAGTTTGAGCTGCATGTTACCGACCCGCAGGAGCTGATCGGCCGTTGGGGCAAGGACCATCCGGAGTGCATCAGCAACACCAAGGAGATTGCCGACCGCTGCAATATCGAAATCGAGCTGGGCAAGATTCTGATTCCTACCTTCCCGACGCCGGAAGGCCACAACGAAAAGACCTACCTCGACCTGCTGGTCTATCGCGGCCTGGCCTGGCGCTATGCCGGCGTGCCTAAGGCCGAGGCCGATGAAATGACGGTCGAGGCTGCCCAGAAAGTCATACCCGAAGATGTGGCGGAGCGCACCGCCTACGAGCTGAGTGTCATCGAGAAGATGGGCTTCAACGGCTACTTCCTGATTATCTGGGACTTCATCTGCTGGGGTAAGAACCAGGGCATCATTTTTGGGCCGGGGCGTGGATCTGCCGCCGGCTCCATTATCGCCTACGCCCTGAACATCACCGAGCTTGACCCGCTGAAGTACGACCTGCTGTTTGAGCGCTTCTTAAACCCGGACCGTATATCCATGCCGGACGTTGACATCGATATCCAGGATACCCGCCGCGACGAGGTGATTGCCTACTGTACCGAGAAGTACGGCAAAGACCGCGTGGCCAACATCGTCACCTTCGGCCGCATGGCTGCCAAGGCCGCCATCCGCGATGTCGCCCGCGTATTACAAGTGCCGTACAGCGATGCCGACCGCCTGTCCAAGCTGGTGCCAGCCCCGGTACAGGGCCGTATGGCGCCGCTCAAGAAGAGCATCGTTGACGATCCCGACCTCAAGAAGGAGTACGAGAGCAACCCGACGGCCAAGCAGGTGATTGACCTGGCCATCCGTCTGGAGAACACTATCCGATCGCACGGTATCCACGCGGCCGGCGTAGTGATCGCACCGGACGAGATCGTCAAGTTCGCCCCGCTGGAAATGGCGCAGAAGGGCGTGGTCTCTACACAATATCCGATGGGCCCGGTTGAGGAACTCGGGCTGCTCAAGATGGACTTTCTGGGCCTCTCCAACCTGAGCATCATCAATAATGCCCAGCGCATCATCAAGAAGGTCTACAAGACCGACATTGACCTGCAGACCATCCCGCTTGACGACGAGAAGACCTACAAACTGTTCCAAGCCGGCGATACCACCGGTGTCTTCCAGCTGGAATCGGCTGGCATGAAGCGCTATCTGCGCGAGCTGAAGCCGACCAAGTTTGATGACATCATCGCCATGGTGGCCCTGTACCGCCCGGGACCGATGCAGTTCATCGACTCCTTCATCCGCCGCAAGCATGGCGAGGAAGAAATCACGTACCTGCACCCTAAGATGGAAGGCGCCTTGGGCTCTACCTACGGCATCCTGGTCTACCAGGAGCAGTTCATGCAGATTTCCAAGGATGTCTCCGGGTTCACCGGTGGACAGGCCGACACCCTGCGTAAGGCCGTCGGCAAGAAGAAGATCGACCTGATGCGCAAGGTAAAGCCGGAATTCATCGAAGGCGGTGTCAAGAACAGCGGCGCTGACCCCAAGCTGATGGAGAAGTTCTGGGACCAGCTGGAAGAGTTCGCTAATTACTGTTTCAATAAGAGCCACGCTGCCTGTTACGGCTTAGTGGCGTACTGGACCGCTTACCTCAAGGCACATTTCCCGGACGCCTTTATGGCCGCTCTGATGACCAGCGATGCCGATGACATCGAGCGCCTGGCAATTGAGATCGGCGAGTGTCTGAAGATGGGCATCAAGGTCTTCCCGCCGGATGTGAACGAAAGTTTCGTCGACTTCAGTGTCGTGAAGGACCAGAATCAGATCCGTTTTGGCATGGCAGCGGTCAAGGGTGTCGGTACCGGTGCCGTCGAAACGATCCTGGCCGCGCGCGAAGAAGGCGGCAACTTCAAGTCGGTGGAAGATTTTGCCAAACGCGTCGCTACCACCAAGGTCAACCGCAAAGCCTGGGAGGCCCTGGTGAAGGCCGGCGGCTTTGATAAGCTGGGCGATCGCTCCGACCTATTATTCAACCTGGACACCCTCCTGGCCTACGCCAGCAAGCTGCAAAAAGAGGCCAAAAGCGGCCAGACGGACCTGTTTGGCGACCTGCGCGAAGAATTGGCGCCAGCGCCACAGGTCAAGCTGGAGCCCGCACCCACCCGGCACTCCGAAAAGGAGCGCCTGATGTGGGAGCGGGAACTACTGGGTCTATACCTCTCCAGCCACCCGCTCGACCCGTACGACGATTATTTCTCCGAGCAGACCGTCGGCCTGCACCAGATCAAACCGGAAATCAATAACCGCAATGTCACCGTCGGCGGTGTCATCACCACCACTCGCACCATCATTACCAAGAGCAATACCAAGATGGCGTTCGTCGGGCTCGAGGACAAGACAGGCGAGGGCGAAATCATCGTCTTCCCGAACCTCTTTGAAAAGGTGGGTGAGATATTGGTGCAGGATGCCGTGGTCAAGGTCCAGGGCAAGGTCAACGCCACCGACCGCGACGGCAACCCTGTCAACGAGGCCAAGATCATCGCCGATGATATCATTCTGATCACCGACGAAGAACTTAATAACTACCGTGCCACCGGCAAGAAAATGAAGACGCCAAAAGCAGCCTCCAAGGTTGCGGCTATCGGCGCCAAGAAATCCGCCACGGCCGCCGGCCCCACCGGACCGAAAGTCATCTACAAGCCGATTGAGGACGACGATTACCGGCCGCCGGTGCAGGTAAAACCGCCCAAGCTATACGTGCACGTCAAGAACCCGCAGGACCACAAGGCGCTGGTGCAGCTGAAGCAGACCTTCAACGAATTTCCGGGCAGCCATGAGGTCATTTTGGTGCTGGGTGCGGACAAGAGTTCGGCGGTGCGGATGCCGTTTAAGGTGGTGGCGGATGATGAGGTGCTGAAAGGGAAGGTAGCAGCACTGCTTGGCGCAGAATGCGTTGCGGTCAAGTAG
- a CDS encoding MFS transporter, with product MNTFKSLLYNTLLASATNNFLWFALTFWAYLETKSVLATAIIGGSFMLFSALLGMYFGTYVDRHKKKTAMLASSWTTLISFALATVVYFTTPNGQLLNIGNIYFWLLVILILFGAVAGNLRAIALSTSVTLLTPEKEHDRANGMVATVNGVSFTLTSVFSGLAVGQLGMDWVMIISLVLTLLATLRLAAIKVDEKQPTHEMNAMPQVDIRGAIKAIALVSGLMGLIFFTTFNNLLSGVFMALMDPYGLELVSVEIWGILWGVVSLGYIAGGILVAKKGLGKSPLKALFIANIIMWTISILFPLKSSVILLGVSMLIFMALMPFIEASEQTIIQKVVPFKKQGRVFGFAQSIESAASPITSFLIGPIAQFWAIPYMSENGEGAAAIGSWFGVGPERGMALLFIMAAIIGLTVTVLAMFSRSYRLLSRYYKEGSAQA from the coding sequence ATGAATACATTTAAATCACTCCTATACAACACCCTCCTCGCCTCCGCCACCAACAACTTCCTCTGGTTTGCCCTGACCTTCTGGGCCTATCTGGAGACGAAGTCGGTGCTGGCGACCGCCATCATCGGCGGCTCTTTCATGCTGTTCTCAGCGCTGCTGGGCATGTACTTTGGCACGTATGTGGACCGTCACAAGAAAAAGACGGCCATGCTTGCCTCAAGCTGGACGACGCTGATCAGCTTTGCTTTGGCAACTGTTGTTTATTTCACAACTCCCAACGGCCAACTGCTGAACATCGGCAACATCTACTTCTGGCTGCTGGTGATACTGATCCTATTTGGTGCGGTAGCCGGCAACCTGCGCGCCATCGCGCTTTCCACCAGCGTCACCCTGTTGACGCCAGAGAAAGAACACGACCGCGCCAACGGCATGGTCGCTACCGTCAACGGCGTCTCCTTTACCCTGACGTCGGTCTTCAGCGGGCTGGCAGTGGGGCAGCTGGGCATGGATTGGGTAATGATTATCAGCCTGGTGCTGACGCTGCTGGCTACCCTGCGACTGGCAGCCATCAAGGTTGACGAGAAGCAGCCGACGCACGAGATGAACGCTATGCCCCAGGTTGATATCCGCGGCGCCATCAAGGCCATCGCCCTGGTCTCCGGTCTGATGGGCCTTATCTTCTTCACCACTTTTAATAACCTGCTGAGCGGTGTCTTTATGGCCCTGATGGATCCGTACGGCCTGGAGCTGGTGTCGGTGGAAATATGGGGCATCTTGTGGGGTGTGGTCAGTCTGGGCTATATCGCCGGTGGCATCCTGGTGGCCAAAAAAGGTCTGGGCAAGAGCCCGCTCAAGGCGTTGTTCATAGCCAATATCATCATGTGGACCATCAGTATCCTGTTCCCGCTCAAGTCGTCGGTCATCCTGCTTGGCGTCTCGATGCTGATCTTCATGGCCCTGATGCCCTTCATCGAAGCCTCAGAGCAGACCATCATCCAAAAGGTGGTGCCGTTCAAGAAGCAGGGGCGGGTCTTTGGTTTTGCGCAGAGCATCGAATCGGCGGCGTCACCTATTACGTCCTTCTTGATCGGGCCGATCGCGCAGTTCTGGGCCATTCCGTATATGTCCGAGAATGGAGAGGGCGCGGCGGCAATCGGCAGCTGGTTTGGTGTCGGACCGGAGCGCGGCATGGCCCTGTTGTTCATCATGGCGGCGAT